The window actgagttACGGGCGCCAAGCTTATTGACTatgatttttaagtataaaaggaGAGTGAAAAGTtgcaacaaagaccatatggcctgtaaagcctaaaatatttactatctggtcttCTACAGAAATTGCTGACCCCTTGCACTAGACGGGCAATCCAAGAAGGTAATAAAACCTGTTAGACTCACCCAAGGTGTTGTCTTTTTGTACTGATCACCTCCATCGATCACATCCTTCATGATTTTTCCTGTGAGAAATTCATATTCTTCTGGACTCAATTCAATAGACTCTATGGTTTTCCCACAGCTGGAACACTGACCACTGTAATTATAATTGTTTATGTTGTATAATGTCCTGGACAACTTTTTTCTAAAGTGAATAATCCCAAAACATGAGGAAATCAAAGGTGATTTAAAAAAGATCAAACCTTTGTAATCATCACATGCATCTGATTTTTACAAACCTGATATCACGTATCAGTGTGCAAGAAATCCCAAAAAAGTAAACTGATGGGTATCTGGTTGAAAATAATTCCTAAAACACAAATGGGCCCCAAATGTCTATGGGAAAACACCTCTAAGGCTTCACATAGGATGACAGTGCTTACAAGAAAATCATTTTGATCACTGCAAAGTCTCCACATGCAAAACATGGATTTTGGTCAGTTATTCTAATTATAAACTCTGAATTATCCTACCCCTAAGGTgttcttttctgtgtttgtttttttgagacagagtctcactcagttgccctggggttgagtgctgtggggtcatagctcacagcaatctcaaactctttggctcaagtgatcctcttaacttagcctcccaattagcagggactacaggcacctgctacaatgcccagctagttttttttatttttagtagagaaaggtcttgctctcactcaggctggtgtaACCACCTTTATTACCAAAATTTTACAATTCTCAAGTGTCTTAGCCCCCTCAAATTCCACAGAAGGTTTAAGTGTTCCCATTAGAACTGAAGCAGGCAGCTAACTGGCCTGGACTTGACAGGGATGAAACAGTGAGGGTTATCTCAGCTCCAGTGGCCTAGCAACACAGGCTTAGATAAAGTAGAGATGAGACAAAGAGGTCTCACAGCACAAATTGCTGaacagaactttgtaactttctgtacACTGATGCAAGTCTTCTGAGTTTTTCCCAGGAACAGCCCTGAGATAACTATAGCTCCTTTCTCTACCAGATTGACCCCTGGAGAAAGACAAGTGATATCCCACTGCAGATTGTGCTCAAGAGCCACTGGGCATATGCACaaggctattaaaaaaatgaaaaatattaacccctaaggccaggcatggtggctcacacctgtaatcttagcattctgggaggccgagagggtagactgcctgagctcacaggttcgagaccagcctgagccagggtgagactttgtctctaaaaatagccgggcattatggcagttgcctgtagtcccagctactcagggggctgagacaagagaatcactagagcccaagagtttgaagctgctgtaagatgtgacactacagcactctacctagggcgacaaagtgagattctgtatcaaaaaaaaaaaaaaaaattaacccctagaacattataatactaaaatccTCACCcttggctcagggcctgtggctcaagtggctaaggtgccagccacatacacctgagctggtggttcaaatccagcccatgcccaacaaacaacaatgatggctacaaccaaaaaatagctgggcgttgtggcaggcacctgtagtcccagctacttgggaggctgaggcaggagaatcacttgagcccaggagttggaggttgctgtgtgctgtgatgccatggcactctacccagagcaacagcttgaggctctgtctcaaaaaataataataggttcagcacctgtggctcaagcagctaaggcaccagccacatacaaatgagctggtgggttcaaatccagcctgggcctgccaaacaacgacagctgcaaccaaaaatagccaggctgcaaccaaaaatagctgggtgttgtggcaagcgcctgtagttccagctacctgggaggcagaggcagaatcgcttgagcccaggagttggaggttgctgtgagctgtgatgccacggcaccctacccagggcaacagcttgaggctctgactcaaaaacaataaaaaataaaataataataataaaatccccACCCAAGAGAGATTTGTTCACCATTTCTTATTTATGGGATGCATGTACTAGCATGATTCTTCACTGTGTTTTTGTACCCTGCACTCCACCCCAAATGTGCAATGGGGTTCACTCCCTTTatacattattcattttcacctccaCAAAAACACCTTGACTCTACTAATTGGGAAGGTGGATTTGAGGTAGCCAgtgctcctccctcctccagtTTACAAGGCCtctgaaataaatcctttctctctAGACAATCCTCATTTTCTCAGTAATTGGCTTTCTGTACGGTGAGTAACAGTGAAACCCCCTTTGTGGGTTCGTTAACACTGGTCTCAgaattcctcagctcaagcaatctacctcccctggcctcccagagtgctagggttacaagcaCGAGCCATCAGGCCCAGTCCTAAGGTgttcttaagtattttttaatcaggtctggagaggtggctcatgcctgtaatcccagcacactgggaggctaagacaggggtggactgctggagctcaggagtttcagaccagcctgaacaagagaagaccctgtttctactaaaagtagaaaaattagctgggcattgtggcaggcaactgtagttccagctactcagaaggttaaGGCAAGACcatcacttgaaccaaggagtgtaaggttactgtgagctaggctgacaccacatcattctagcctgggcaacagagtgacactgtctcaaaaaaaaaaaaaaaaaaaagtcacacatgtaatcccagcactctgtgaggctgaggtgggtggattgcatgagctcatggATTCTTGACCaccttgaacaagagcaagaccccatctctaaaaaatagccaggcaaggtcagacgaggtggctcatgcctgtaatcctagcatgtaatctgggaggccaaggcgggtagcctacccgagctcacaagttcaagaccagcctaagccagccagagcaagacctcatctctaaaaaaaatagctgagtgttgtggcaggcacctgtagtcccagctacttggaaggctgaggcaaagaattgcttaagcccaagagttggaggttgctgtgagctgtaacaccatggccctctacgaagggtgacaaatgagactctgtctcaaaaaaaaaaaagttttttaaaaatcaatagtaACAAAAGGTACTAAATCTGAATCAAAcaagtgaaaataaatgaaatagtggCCTTTACCTTTTCTGGATTGTGGTAAACTGTCCTTTCCATTGTTGTCCAGGAACACTACAAAGAAGATTGCAAACCAAATCATCAGAAGGTCAGATTCTTACTGAACTGAAACGTAATTCATTATATTTACAAACTCTGTAGGGAAGACCTCTGCAAAGTTCAAAGTACTTCCCTGGAATAGTTTAATTAGCAGAATGACTGCTACCCTGTGATGGGGTAAGTAGCTGACAGCATTCCACTCTAGATACCCTTCTTCTCTTCAGTTGGTCATCTGACCCTTCTTCAAGTCTAAACCTACCTTCACTGAAGCTGTACAGAAAGCAGCTGACCTAGTATAGGCTCTAAACCAAATCCAACTCTGACCTTCTCCATAAACCTGCCAGAGATTACTCctgcatggaataatttcccTCCTCTTATACACCACAGTTATTTAACTGTCTGGTACTCCTAATTAAAAAGAATATCataatagatcttttttttttttttttgtagagacagagtctttatcgccctcggtagagtgccgtggcatcacacagctcacagaaacctccaacacctgggcttaggcgattcccttgcctcagcctccccagtagctgggacaacaggtgcccaccacaacgcccggctatttttttgttgcagtttggccggggccaggtttgaacccgccaccctcagtatacagggccagcgccctacccactgagccacaggcgctgcccttaataGATCTTATATCACAAAAGACAATGCCTAGTCCAATTGGAGGCATTCAAAACTACTTACCAATTTCTTTGTTCAATTAATTTATCctttcctgggtggcgcctgtggctcaaggagtagggcgccggtcccatatgccggaggtggcgggttcaaacccagccccggccaaaaaaaaaaaaaaaaaagaaaaaaagaaaaaaaatttatcctTTCCtcctactgggctcaagtgattgtgttgcctcagcctcccaagtagtttgggactacctttttttttttaatagatgggagtctccctcttgcttgggctggtctcaaactgctgagctcaggcaatccacccacctctgtctcccagagtgctaggattataggcatgagccaccatgccctgcctcttttttttttttttttcttgagacagagtttcactctgttgcctttggtagTAGAGcgccatgctgtcatagctcacagcaacctcaaattcttgggcttgagcaattctcttgcctcagcctcccagtagttgggcttataggcacccaacactatcctgactagtttttctatacACCCTCCCTACTTCTTAACTCAAGACCTCATCATCTCACACCCAAACCTAAAATTATACCCAAACAGATCCCTCCTCCCGCCCTATTGCCAATCTTAATACTTCTCCAATCACTGTTTTGGCAATTAcctttctaaaatttcaaaactgacattcttaataaaagaataaagtccAAATGCCTTGGCACTCAAAGATTTCACACCTAGCTCCTCCCCGTTTATGTTCAATAAGTTAAGATAATTAAGTATAATTTCCACTTCCAAGCTCTGTATACGTGatatagaataaaaagaaagggaaaaacagatgaaagaaatgaatttttaggAAAGAGCCTGAAACAAATTAATGAAGAGATAAAAGACTGAAGCAATATATAGGTATATAGCCAGTAAGTAACAAGTATAAAATCAAAGAGAAGGCTCtgtgcccgtagtacagtggttacggtgccagccacatacatcgagactggcgggttcgaaccccacctgggccaactaaacaactgcggcaacaacaacaacagccgggtgttgtggtggacacctatggtcccagctacttgggaggctgatgcaggagaatcgcttaggcccaagagtttgaagttgctgtgagctgtgatgtcacagcactctaccgagggtgacatagtaagactctgtctcaaaaaaaaaaaaaaaaaacatcaaagagaaagcaaagagaatttttgaaaaagagCACTCAAATGATGGGAAAGATCTAAAACAAACTAAAAGGATaaagattttccattttaatgctCACGTAAGGCCCTTAGTCAGGATTCCCCTCTGCACTCTTACCTTTTAGGTTGATGAAATACAGAGGTTAAACAGAATAAATATAAGCACACTATCCCAGTCACTAGATTTCAGAGGAACTTCTGAAAATACAGATATGGCCCAAGGACAACTCTAGTCAAATACTACTGCTTTTCCTTGCTATGAACTCTGGTCACAAGTACTAACTATTCTTAGGTACTCATATCTTACTTGATacctaagaaaataaaaccaatcaTCCTTGTACTTAAAGgtaacaaacacataaaacaaaaagtgctctataatttcctttttatgtaaTGGGAGGAGATTAGCACAAATTGTTTatgccactattttttttttcttttttgcagtttttggccagggccggtctgaacccaccacctccagtatatgggggccagcgtcctaccccttgagccacaggtaccaccctttcttttttttttttttttttgagacagagtctcaagctgttgccctgggtagagtgccttggcatcacagctcacagcaacctcaaactcttgggcttaagcgattctcttgcctcagcctcccaagtggctccaggagcccaccacaatgcctggctgttttttggttgtagttgtcattatttatggcaggcccgggctggattcgaacccgccagctccggtgtatgtggctggctccccagccacttgagccacaggctgagCCACTActactttttttaaagagagaaaattttgtcttaaagaggaaaaaaagttacTAAGAAACAGAACTATAGTCTGAATAAAATGGTTCTCAGAAATTAACAACAGAAAGGAAAGGCTACTTTTAAAGcatatatatcaaaataaatacatatagagaaaaatcaaaattacCTCTCAAACCATGTTTTTATACTGTGTGCAAATGACTCCCCAGGATACAGCTGATTATTTCTTAGATACAAAAGAATGTCTAGTAGTTTATTTGAATAGTGATCATCCTTTATGTCTTTTCCAAAATCAAAGAAGGCTTTTAAAGTTTCCAACATAGGAATGAGATTATGAGATAGCAATTCCTGATACAAATTCCAAGCTATGTCTACATCTTGATGAAGGAGGGCTCCTTGGATACAGTCATCATAGTTCTTTCTTGAAGGgatcataatttttttgatgtccTCTAACAGCAGCAAGGCCTCTCCCCATCTGTCTGAATGGATTAATCCCCGGATGAGAAGAGTGTATGCTCCAGGCTCTAAATTTTTATATCTGGCTTTCATGATTTCATAAATATCAATAACTTCTGATGTCTGCTTATGAAAGACACAGAGATATAAATACTTGACCAGTAAATCATAGCCTACAATACCATTGTTTTTTGACGCTACCCATGCCAGCAGAGATTTAGCCACATCTACAGAGCTATGATGGTGGGCCATCTGTGAACTGATCCAACTTTCAAAACTGACCTTTCCTTTGAAATCTTCCTTAAGTTTATCCCAATCCTCTGACCTCAAAGGTTTTGTTGGGAGTTGTATAGTGTTCTTTACAGGTGGCAATTCATGATCTTTATTCTGACGATTCATCTGTGATCTCTTCTTAGCTGCTCCTGCTGAAAAAAGACCAGAAAAACCAGAAGAAACGTGCTTACTACTGTCCTCATCTTTTTTGAGATGTC is drawn from Nycticebus coucang isolate mNycCou1 chromosome 6, mNycCou1.pri, whole genome shotgun sequence and contains these coding sequences:
- the PRORP gene encoding mitochondrial ribonuclease P catalytic subunit isoform X1 codes for the protein MTFCLSGVGSFTKLWKSKSVWLGPGHSYLCLFLTEFCGIRNHQRWFSLKKTCLQNTKSINLLIAKARHLKKDEDSSKHVSSGFSGLFSAGAAKKRSQMNRQNKDHELPPVKNTIQLPTKPLRSEDWDKLKEDFKGKVSFESWISSQMAHHHSSVDVAKSLLAWVASKNNGIVGYDLLVKYLYLCVFHKQTSEVIDIYEIMKARYKNLEPGAYTLLIRGLIHSDRWGEALLLLEDIKKIMIPSRKNYDDCIQGALLHQDVDIAWNLYQELLSHNLIPMLETLKAFFDFGKDIKDDHYSNKLLDILLYLRNNQLYPGESFAHSIKTWFESVPGQQWKGQFTTIQKSGQCSSCGKTIESIELSPEEYEFLTGKIMKDVIDGGDQYKKTTPWELKTFEKFVKSCPPFDIVIDGLNVAKMFPKARESQVLLELVSQLAKQNLRLLVLGRKHMLKKSSRWRKDEMEMVQKQASCFFADDISKDDPFLLYATLHSGNHCKFVTKDLMRDHKACLPDAKTQRLFFKWQQGHQLAIRNKFPGSKMIFQHILIYNTVVQTTGDSWHIPYDEDLVERYSYEVPTKWLCLHQKT
- the PRORP gene encoding mitochondrial ribonuclease P catalytic subunit isoform X2 yields the protein MTFCLSGVGSFTKLWKSKSVWLGPGHSYLCLFLTEFCGIRNHQRWFSLKKTCLQNTKSINLLIAKARHLKKDEDSSKHVSSGFSGLFSAGAAKKRSQMNRQNKDHELPPVKNTIQLPTKPLRSEDWDKLKEDFKGKVSFESWISSQMAHHHSSVDVAKSLLAWVASKNNGIVGYDLLVKYLYLCVFHKQTSEVIDIYEIMKARYKNLEPGAYTLLIRGLIHSDRWGEALLLLEDIKKIMIPSRKNYDDCIQGALLHQDVDIAWNLYQELLSHNLIPMLETLKAFFDFGKDIKDDHYSNKLLDILLYLRNNQLYPGESFAHSIKTWFESGQCSSCGKTIESIELSPEEYEFLTGKIMKDVIDGGDQYKKTTPWELKTFEKFVKSCPPFDIVIDGLNVAKMFPKARESQVLLELVSQLAKQNLRLLVLGRKHMLKKSSRWRKDEMEMVQKQASCFFADDISKDDPFLLYATLHSGNHCKFVTKDLMRDHKACLPDAKTQRLFFKWQQGHQLAIRNKFPGSKMIFQHILIYNTVVQTTGDSWHIPYDEDLVERYSYEVPTKWLCLHQKT